In Shewanella glacialimarina, the genomic stretch ATTTCAACCATACGGCCAACACGCTCAGATTTGCCAGTGAATGAGTTAAGGATGGTGTCACCCTTCTTCAAACGACCAGAATAAACACGTACGAATGTTAATGCACCAAAACGGTCATCCATAATCTTGAATGCTAATGCTTTAAACGGAGCATCAACGTCAACGATTGCGAATTCGCCATTTTCGTTACCTTCTTCGTCAGTTAGCGGTTGTGGATCAACTTCAACTGGATCTGGAAGATAGTCAACAACGGCATCAAGCAATAACTGCATACCTTTGTTCTTGAATGCGCTACCACAGTATGTTGGGAACACAGCCATTGTACGAGTACCAGCACGGATACAACGCTTAACATCTTCAATAGATGGTTGAACGCCTTCCATGTAAGCTTCTAATAAGTCATCGTCTTGCTCAAGAGCAGTTTCGATTAGCAGTTCACGGTATTCTTCAACTAAATCAACCATGTCTGCTGGCACATCAGTAATTTCGAAGTTTTCTGGTAAACCAGAATCATCCCAAATGTGCGCTTTACGAGTCAGTAGGTCAACAACACCACTGAACTCATCTTCGATACCGATTGGTAAAACCATCACTAATGGGTTAGCCGCTAAAACGTCTTTAGTTTGCTTAACAACATTCAAGAAGTCAGCACCCATACGGTCTAACTTGTTTACGAAGATGATACGCGCAACTTCTGAATCGTTAGCATAACGCCAGTTAGTTTCTGATTGAGGCTCAACACCGCCTGAACCACAGAATACGCCGATACCGCCGTCAAGTACTTTAAGCGAACGATATACTTCAACTGTGAAGTCTACGTGGCCTGGAGTATCAATAACGTTGAAACGGTGATCATTCCAGAAACAGCTTACTGCTGCTGACTGAATGGTAATACCGCGCTCAGCTTCCTGTTCCATGAAGTCAGTTGTAGATTCGCCATCATGCACTTCGCCGATTTTGTGGATCTTACCGGTTAGCTTAAGGATACGCTCGGTGGTCGTGGTTTTACCCGCGTCAACGTGAGCGAAGATACCAATGTTTCTGTATTTGGATAATTCGGTCATGATTCAACTTTAATGATTAGTTTAAGAAGTAGACGGAGCATGCGAAAAGTACCGACACACCGCACATCAGGTTATTTTAGGCGCATATTGTAAATTGGAACCTTGCTGGGCGCAAATAGGAGTTGCAATATTTATGGCTTTTCATCAAAAAAAAACACCAAATAAGGCAATTAATCTATACAAAACAGCAAAATAAAAAAAATCGAATATTTTTTAACCAAACAAGAAAAAAACCACCATTTGGTCAAAATATTGCAATTCACCTACCTTAAAGCCAATTAAGATATTTTTTATTGAAAAATGGAGCTGATTTAAACAAAAAAATACCCGCACTTGGCGGGCATTTTTAGCTAACTGGCAAAATTTGCTTATCCTAGCTAACTAAGCCGTTATGCCTCAACCGGTGAGATAACAAACAATAGATCATTTTGTGAAACTTGTTGACCGTTACTGTTTAAAATACGCTCTATACGGTATGTCTGATCTTCAGGATACAAGACAGCATCTTGACGGTTAAAGCCGGCTAATGTCACTTG encodes the following:
- the fusA gene encoding elongation factor G, which translates into the protein MTELSKYRNIGIFAHVDAGKTTTTERILKLTGKIHKIGEVHDGESTTDFMEQEAERGITIQSAAVSCFWNDHRFNVIDTPGHVDFTVEVYRSLKVLDGGIGVFCGSGGVEPQSETNWRYANDSEVARIIFVNKLDRMGADFLNVVKQTKDVLAANPLVMVLPIGIEDEFSGVVDLLTRKAHIWDDSGLPENFEITDVPADMVDLVEEYRELLIETALEQDDDLLEAYMEGVQPSIEDVKRCIRAGTRTMAVFPTYCGSAFKNKGMQLLLDAVVDYLPDPVEVDPQPLTDEEGNENGEFAIVDVDAPFKALAFKIMDDRFGALTFVRVYSGRLKKGDTILNSFTGKSERVGRMVEMYANERIEIDSAQAGDIIAIVGMKNVQTGHTLCDPKHPCTLEAMVFPEPVISISVTPKDKGGSEKMGIAIGKMIAEDPSFRVETDIDSGETILKGMGELHLDIKVDILKRTYGVELIVGEPQVAYRETITAEVEDSYTHKKQSGGSGQFGKIDYKIRPGAANTGFVFKSSVVGGNVPKEFWPAVQKGFGSMMNTGTIAGFPVLDVEFELTDGAFHAVDSSAIAFEIAAKGAFRQSIAKAKPQLLEPIMNVDVFSPDDNVGDVIGDLNRRRGMIKDQNAGMTGVRIKAEVPLSEMFGYIGSLRTMTSGRGQFSMEFAHYSQCPNSVSEKVVTQVKERKAAEAKK